In a genomic window of Candidatus Competibacteraceae bacterium:
- the hemN gene encoding oxygen-independent coproporphyrinogen III oxidase yields MTATLLFDPALIRKYDKAGPRYTSYPTAVQFHAGFGDAAYQELARASNAAGKPLSLYLHIPFCDTVCFYCACNKIITKNRRHTLPYLDHLHREIAMQGALFDRARPVTQLHWGGGTPTFISADEMRELMRVTGEHFQLLDDDSGEYSIEVDPRETDEQTIALLRELGFNRLSLGVQDFDPAVQKAVNRLQSREITLQTIEAARREGFKSISVDLIYGLPLQSVASFERTVTEIIAQNPDRISVFNYAHLPDLFKTQRQIDASALPSPAVKLDILKTVIERLTDAGYVYIGMDHFAKPDDELTLAQQAGTLYRNFQGYSTHADCDLIGLGATSIGMVGDSYSQNLKGLEEYYARIDEGRLAVFRGVRLDADDRLRRAVITELICHFKLQFVAVEPRFAIRFPDYFAAELAELAEMQADGLLALDQTGIQVLPPGRLLIRNICMAFDRYLREQQQPRFSKVI; encoded by the coding sequence ATGACTGCCACCCTCCTTTTCGATCCCGCGCTGATTCGCAAATACGACAAGGCCGGCCCGCGCTACACCTCTTATCCGACCGCCGTGCAGTTCCACGCGGGTTTTGGCGATGCGGCCTATCAGGAACTAGCGCGAGCCAGCAACGCCGCCGGCAAGCCGCTGTCGCTGTACTTGCATATCCCGTTTTGCGATACGGTTTGTTTTTACTGCGCTTGCAACAAGATCATCACCAAAAACCGCCGCCATACCCTGCCTTACCTCGATCATCTCCACCGGGAAATCGCGATGCAGGGGGCGCTGTTCGATCGCGCTCGGCCGGTGACCCAACTGCATTGGGGCGGCGGCACGCCGACATTCATCAGCGCCGATGAAATGCGCGAGCTGATGCGCGTCACCGGCGAGCATTTCCAGTTGCTCGACGATGACAGCGGCGAATACTCCATCGAAGTCGATCCGCGCGAAACCGACGAACAGACCATCGCGCTGCTGCGGGAGCTGGGTTTCAACCGGCTGAGCCTGGGCGTGCAGGATTTCGATCCAGCGGTACAGAAGGCGGTCAACCGCCTGCAATCCCGCGAAATTACCTTACAGACGATCGAGGCCGCCCGGCGCGAGGGTTTCAAATCGATCAGTGTCGATTTGATTTACGGTCTGCCGCTGCAAAGCGTCGCCAGCTTCGAGCGGACTGTAACGGAAATCATCGCGCAAAATCCCGACCGAATTTCGGTGTTCAACTACGCCCATCTGCCCGATTTGTTCAAAACCCAGCGCCAGATTGACGCCAGCGCGCTGCCGTCGCCGGCGGTGAAGCTCGACATTCTGAAAACCGTCATCGAACGGCTGACCGATGCCGGTTACGTCTACATCGGCATGGATCATTTCGCCAAGCCGGATGACGAGCTGACGCTGGCGCAGCAGGCCGGCACGCTTTATCGCAACTTTCAAGGCTACAGCACTCACGCCGACTGCGATCTGATCGGTCTCGGCGCGACCTCGATCGGCATGGTAGGCGACAGCTACAGCCAAAATCTCAAAGGCTTGGAGGAGTATTACGCCCGGATCGACGAGGGCCGGCTGGCGGTATTCCGGGGCGTGCGGCTGGACGCCGACGACCGGCTGCGGCGGGCGGTCATCACCGAGCTGATTTGCCATTTCAAATTGCAATTCGTCGCGGTCGAACCGCGTTTCGCCATTCGCTTCCCGGATTACTTCGCGGCGGAACTGGCGGAACTGGCCGAGATGCAAGCCGACGGGCTGCTGGCGCTGGATCAAACCGGCATCCAGGTCTTGCCGCCGGGTCGGCTGTTGATCCGCAACATCTGCATGGCGTTCGACCGCTATTTGCGGGAACAGCAACAACCGCGGTTTTCCAAAGTCATCTGA
- a CDS encoding EAL domain-containing protein — MAMATELAFLENRLLDIAPDAMLVVDPAGRLAYANGLAEALFGYPPGALAGQSLASLIPQHLREQQTQRFADYIGHPHPHPVGAGPALSALRRDGSEFSAEISFNPLRTATGVFIVAIVRDVSEYGRIRQTLERTATELEAKLLTRNTELLQVNAKLRQQIAQRTQTEAALREAEAHYRQLVENQPDLICRFLPDTTLTFVNAAYARFFGQPPQDLIGKRFIDFLNPSERADVVEQLAAFAPERPERQYEHKTVRADGIARWHLWHDFALFDDSGKAEHFQSVGVDITSRKEAEASLFAEKERAQVTLHSIGDAVITTDAAAIVQYLNPVAEQLTGWPDDEARGQPLRDVFHIVNEQNREPAPDPVAFCLQNGATAGLDHHTVLISRDGKEYDIDDSAAPIRGQDERILGAVLVFHDITATRQWARQMAHDASHDALTGLVNRAEFEKRLERAVSSARQYGARHAVCYLDLDQFKTVNDTAGHAAGDELLKQVNSLLSGMFRERDTLARIGGDEFGLLLDNCPLDRALTIAQTVVKTIRNYRFHWEGRSYQIGVSIGLVPINAQAGSTAELLTQADAACYTAKELGRNQVHVYQQADGEPASRHGEILGATGLQEALEQDRFRLYYQPIVALGEEGYRTVRHEVLLRVAHQDGLKKNSELVLPAAFIPVAERYGLMGAIDRWVIQAAFREHVVRSSQTGARLAINLSGTSLSDQALLDFIEAQFAKYGLAPAQVCFEITETAAIHNLRQATQLMVVLKRYGCQLALDDFGSGLSSFHYLKTLPVDFLKIDGSFIKDIINNPSDCALVAAINQMSHTLGLQTVAEYTHNQPIIERLRQLGVDYAQGYFFGKPAPWGQSR, encoded by the coding sequence ATGGCGATGGCAACAGAGTTGGCGTTCCTAGAAAATCGTTTGTTGGACATCGCGCCGGACGCCATGCTGGTGGTGGACCCAGCCGGCCGGCTCGCCTACGCCAACGGCTTGGCCGAGGCATTGTTCGGCTACCCGCCGGGAGCGCTGGCGGGGCAATCCCTGGCCAGCCTCATCCCCCAGCATTTACGAGAACAGCAAACCCAGCGTTTCGCCGACTATATCGGCCATCCGCATCCCCATCCGGTGGGCGCCGGCCCGGCCCTGTCGGCCCTGCGGCGGGATGGCAGCGAGTTTTCGGCGGAAATCAGTTTCAATCCCTTGCGCACCGCGACCGGCGTTTTTATCGTGGCGATCGTGCGCGACGTCAGCGAGTACGGGCGAATCCGCCAGACGCTCGAACGGACCGCCACCGAATTGGAAGCAAAACTACTGACCCGCAACACCGAGCTGTTGCAAGTCAACGCCAAACTGCGCCAGCAGATCGCCCAACGCACGCAAACCGAGGCAGCCCTGCGCGAAGCCGAAGCGCATTACCGTCAATTGGTCGAAAATCAGCCGGATTTGATTTGCCGGTTTCTGCCGGACACCACGCTGACCTTCGTCAACGCGGCTTACGCCCGTTTCTTCGGGCAGCCGCCCCAAGACCTGATCGGCAAGCGTTTCATCGATTTCCTCAACCCGTCAGAACGAGCCGACGTGGTGGAGCAACTGGCGGCGTTCGCCCCCGAAAGGCCGGAGCGGCAATACGAACATAAAACCGTGCGGGCCGATGGCATCGCGCGCTGGCATCTTTGGCATGATTTTGCGCTGTTTGACGACAGCGGCAAAGCGGAGCACTTTCAATCGGTCGGCGTCGACATCACCTCGCGCAAGGAAGCCGAAGCATCCCTGTTCGCCGAAAAGGAACGGGCGCAGGTGACCTTGCATTCGATCGGCGATGCGGTCATCACCACCGATGCGGCCGCCATCGTGCAATACCTGAATCCGGTGGCGGAGCAGCTCACCGGCTGGCCCGACGATGAAGCACGCGGACAGCCACTGCGGGACGTGTTCCATATCGTCAACGAACAAAACCGCGAACCCGCGCCGGACCCGGTGGCTTTCTGTCTCCAGAACGGCGCAACCGCCGGCCTGGACCATCACACCGTGCTGATCAGCCGCGATGGCAAGGAATATGACATCGACGATTCGGCGGCGCCGATTCGCGGCCAGGATGAGCGTATCTTGGGCGCGGTGCTCGTGTTTCACGATATCACCGCGACCCGGCAGTGGGCCCGACAAATGGCCCACGACGCCAGCCACGATGCCCTCACGGGCCTGGTCAACCGCGCGGAATTCGAGAAGCGGCTGGAGCGCGCCGTGAGCAGCGCCCGTCAGTACGGCGCCCGTCATGCCGTCTGCTATCTGGATCTGGACCAGTTCAAGACCGTCAACGATACGGCCGGTCACGCCGCCGGAGACGAGCTGCTCAAGCAGGTCAACAGCCTGCTCTCCGGCATGTTCCGCGAACGCGATACGCTGGCGCGCATCGGTGGCGACGAATTCGGCTTGTTGCTCGACAACTGCCCGTTGGATCGCGCGCTCACCATCGCTCAGACCGTGGTCAAAACCATCCGCAATTACCGGTTCCACTGGGAAGGACGCTCCTACCAGATCGGGGTCAGCATCGGTTTGGTGCCGATCAACGCCCAAGCCGGCAGCACCGCCGAGCTGCTGACCCAGGCCGATGCGGCTTGCTACACCGCCAAGGAGCTGGGCCGCAATCAGGTGCACGTTTACCAGCAAGCCGACGGCGAACCGGCGTCGCGTCACGGTGAAATCCTGGGGGCGACCGGCCTGCAAGAGGCCCTGGAACAGGACCGCTTCCGCCTCTACTACCAGCCTATCGTCGCGTTGGGCGAGGAAGGCTATCGGACCGTGCGCCATGAAGTGTTGCTGCGGGTGGCGCATCAAGACGGGCTGAAAAAGAACAGCGAACTGGTGTTGCCGGCCGCTTTCATTCCGGTCGCCGAACGCTATGGTCTGATGGGGGCCATCGACCGTTGGGTCATTCAGGCGGCGTTTCGCGAGCACGTGGTGAGATCCAGCCAGACCGGCGCCCGCTTGGCCATCAACCTGTCGGGCACCTCCCTCAGCGATCAGGCGTTGTTGGATTTCATTGAGGCGCAGTTCGCCAAGTATGGCCTTGCTCCCGCCCAAGTCTGCTTTGAGATCACCGAAACCGCCGCCATTCACAACCTGCGTCAGGCGACCCAACTGATGGTGGTGCTCAAACGCTACGGCTGCCAGCTGGCCCTGGATGATTTCGGCAGCGGCCTGTCCTCCTTTCATTATCTCAAGACGCTGCCGGTGGATTTCCTGAAAATCGACGGCAGCTTCATCAAGGACATCATCAACAATCCCAGCGATTGCGCCCTGGTGGCGGCCATCAATCAGATGAGCCACACCTTGGGCCTGCAAACCGTCGCCGAATACACGCACAACCAACCGATTATCGAGCGCTTGCGCCAGTTGGGCGTGGACTACGCCCAAGGTTATTTTTTCGGCAAACCCGCGCCGTGGGGCCAATCCAGATGA